From the genome of Bubalus kerabau isolate K-KA32 ecotype Philippines breed swamp buffalo chromosome 13, PCC_UOA_SB_1v2, whole genome shotgun sequence:
GAGGCAGCGGAGAAGGAGGAAGACTGGATCCAGAGGGCCTGCTGTTGGCACGGAAGCCAAGAGAAAACGGGGTTTACTTATAGGAGAGAAATTAGCCTGTGTGGAGTAAAACTGAGATTGGAAATGTCCTGGCAGTGGTGAATGACAAAGCTGTTTCAGCCTGACACCAGGCCAAATATAGACATACAATTAATTCTCAACAGATGAGTCAcgcagaagaaaaataataattcagtGATGTAAAAGTTTCTGTTCTGAAGTCCAGCGCCCAAAGACTAGGAAGAATGAGGGGCCTGGGAGGTAAGCAGGGAACAGAACAGCATGGTAAATCCTTCAGTCCACCTGGGCCAAGTCAGGGCAGGCAGTTTTCAAATAAACCAAAGACAGCCAGGAGTCTTTACCCCTTATCCCTCCAAAGCTGCTCCCGTCTCAGTAAACAGCACCACTGTTCACTGAAGGGCTCCCCCTGAAACCTAAGCAGCTGGGGGGATTCTTTCCGCCTCTCCTCCACAGGGCTTCTTCAGCATGCCCTGAGGACTCACTCGTCCTCCCACTGGTAGAGGTGTGGAGTATAAACAGGCACTGGGAAGCACACCCACACACAATTTCTAAAATGCCACCCTGAGTGTTTCATTGTAACTCAACTGTCTCAAAAGAGACACTTTTTTTCAGTTAATGTCAACAATTATTTGCTACTTTTAAGGCACCGGACAGATTTAATAAATTTACGGCTAAACTCAACTACAATGTAACCTAAATTGCATCCAGGGACTTCCTGGGCAATCCAGTAGTTGAGactcaatccctggccagggaactaagattccacatgccatgcagagTGCGaccaattataaataaataaacctaaatTGCACCCAAACATAACCCAGGAGAGACATATAAACAAGCATGCCCTGGGGACTCTACCTGCATGGTGTAGGGAAGCAAACCTTCCCTCGGTTCTCTTCGAGTCTCTGGCTGTGCACAAGACTTAAGCGGCCACAAAACAGATCGACAGAAGTAAAGCATACAAATTCTATTTTTACACATGCATAGCAGCCTTTGCAGGAAAACCACCAAAGTGATTAAGCCTAAGTGCTTATATATTTTGTTGAACAAAGAGTGATTGTGGGAAAGTAACTGAAATTATGAGGAAGCAAAGAGAGGATAAGGGTTCTTTTCATCAGGTTTGTACAGATTCTTCTTGGCTTCAtgcctgctaagttacttcagttgtgtccgactctgtaccaccccatggactgtagcccgccaggctctgtccatgggatttcccaggcaaggatactggaatgttgccgtttccttctccaggggaatcttcctgacacagggatcaaagccacatctctaatgtctcctgcactggcaagtgggtttttaccactagcaccacctgggaagcccttcatataTTCATCAAATAACCAGAGTGCCTAGAACAGCGTCTGCCTCCCAGTACAGAATCATAACTGAATACAGGATGGAATGAACCACTCTGGCTAAAACAAGAACTATACTTTTCAAATGCCCAAAGAAAACATGAAGAGAGAAAGTACAGTCAGTTTCACCAAAAAAGCACAGAACTCAGGAAGTAGCAGGGGATTATAAAACCCCCACATCATAAAACAAGAtggcaaaatggaaagaaattcatCAGttgggtttaaaaagaaaattcaattatATAAATGTTGCTTCAAAAAGACTCATCATCATAAAAAGAtgcaaaaagatttaaaatagccTTTCCTCTTCTCAGACCCCAGAGCATCCAGAACGTAGAGCCGGAACTGGGGAACGCGGCGACTGCGGGGGCCCAGGATAGAATCTCCCTGGAAAAAGAGACATGAATGTCTACAATGGTATTTCTTGACACGAATTTGAtatgagagaagaaaaggagatcaCTGGCTAGTGAACGGGATTTCAAATAATCAGGATTTTATATTTATCACCTCCAACTACAGTCTTTGGTCACCTCCTTTTAAATCAAAGATAACTACAGTCAGAACCAAGACAAGGCAAAATAATACTTTTCTTCCGCATTTTTTGAGATTAAAGAAACCTGAAATATCTAGGAAACAAAACCAGAAGGATTCATCAGGATTCATTTTTGATTTGCAGTCCAGTACTGTGCTGGCCCAAGGAGGAGCTtttgaaaacatgaaagaaaagataaatgcagTGCGTGCAATAGTTCCCAATAAGAGTAACAATGAAATGATCCTGCTTTTGCAGCACTTTGATAATTGTGTGGACAAAACAGTACAAGCGTTCATGGAAGGTAGTGCCAGTGGAGTACTCAAAGAATGGACAGtaacaggcaagaaaaagaacaaaaagaagaaaagcaagccAAAACCTGCAGCAGAACCAAGGAACAGTATCCCAGATTCCAATAAATCGGTTTCCATTCAAGAGGAACAACCTGCACCCCTCTCAGAGAAAGGTGGTATTAATGGTTATCATGTCAGCGATGCCATCAACGATACTGAGTCTGTGGACTCACTCAGTGAAGGTATGGAGACACTTTCAACAGAAGCCAGAGAACTGGAGAATCCTGAGTCTGACACATCAGAAGTGCTGGATAGAACAGGATCCATGCTGGAGAatggtgtctctgattttgagGCCAGATCTTTGACTATGCACTCTACTcagaattctcaacaaaataggAACGTTGCCAAGTCTCTCTCAAGAACTACTGTAGGACCTCAGCTTTCAAATCTAGGCATGGAAGATGTTCCCCTCTCTTTCACCAACAAAAAGCTTGGTTCTAATATTGAAAAATCTGTGAAAGACCTCCAGCGCTGCACAGTGTCTCTTGCACGATATCAAGTTCTAGTTAAAGAAGAGGTGGATGCttctattaagaaaatgaaacaagctTTTGCCGAATTGCAGAGCTGTTCAATGGATCGGGAAGTGGCGTTGCTCGCTGAAATGGACAAAGTGAAATCTGAAGCAACTGAAATTTTGCTTAGCTGTCAAAAGAAAGCCAAACTTCTAAAGAAAATGACTGATGTGCCTGTTCGGATGTCAGAAGAGCAGTTGGTCGAGCTCAGAGCTGATATCAAGAACTTTGTTAGTGAACGTAAATATGATGAGGATCTGGGACGAGTGGCCCAATTCACCTGTGACATAGAGACCCTGAAGAAGAACATTGATTCATTTGGACAAGTATCCCATCCAAAGAATAGCTAGTCAACGCGATCTCAATGTAGCTTGGTTACATCTATGTCTTTGAGTAACCCATGTGATGCCTCTGCTCCCAGCCTTACAAGTGCTAACAAGAAAACCTCGGCACTGGGGGCGACGCCTACAACCACAGCAAGCTCCAGTGGCTGATCCTACCAGGCTCATCGAGAGCTATTGCCAGGAAACAGACGAGCCCAAGGCTACAGGCCACAAGGCCCAAAGTCCAGTGACCCCACGAACCAAGGGCAACATTACAGAGTGGGTCATTACAGAAATAGCTCATGGTATTCATCTGCTTCCAGGTACCAGAGTGCTCCACCCCAGGCACCAGGAAACACTAGTGAACGGGGCCAGGCTCACGCTGCAGGGACCAATGGGACTGGAGCCAGCATGGAGCCCAGCCCACCCAAGCCCTCATTCATTAAGGGGCTCCCCCAGCACAAACCTAGGACCTCTCAGCCTGACGTTGTGAATTCCTGAGGAAAATTCCAGCCGGTCTCTCTTCTTTCCCACACAATTCAACTTGGTAACTGGACTTTAGGAAACTTCTAGTTAGATTTAATAACAAAAAGAAGTTTATGCATATCACTTTTTATGCCATTCTAAATATTTTGCCATTCTAAATATTTTGGTTTCTTCTCTCCTCGTTTCCTCTTTACCATTTTTGGAAGGgaagctgttttcttttttttcccccttgacctTTCCCAGTGAGATGGATTGATTCTGATTGGTCATTCCTACCAGAAATCACAGGCAACTGTTGCCAGGTTTCCCAAGGGTAAGCAGCGTTCTTCCCGAGGCTCGGCCTTCCAGAGGCctgaggaagccttcctcagccaacCCCGACTGTCCAGGCGTTCCGGAGGAGACGGATCACAGCTGGTCTTGCTGCCTGTCTGTTTAAGCAGAAGCCACACATGCCTGTCGGGTTCCCTGTAAACACCAGGGGAGGTAGCGAGGGGGCTGTGTACAGCCCTGAATTGGCCAGAAAAGGGGAAATTGAATAGGTGAAAATGGAAGAACCCTGGGACACATTTGATAATCTGCCTGTGCTCCTAAGCTATGCCTGAGACTGACACTCAGATCGCGGTTTTAGTCTCTCGCTTGGCACCATAGCTTAACCTGCGGTTTCTTCCATATGCCCAAGCCTTGTTTTCTATTACCTTAGGCTGCAAACCAGTCTAGGGAAGTCTATGGGAAAGTAGCATTAATTCAAGGGAAAAAAGTATTTCTTCATTTCAGTGTT
Proteins encoded in this window:
- the LOC129625163 gene encoding LOW QUALITY PROTEIN: spermatogenesis-associated serine-rich protein 2-like (The sequence of the model RefSeq protein was modified relative to this genomic sequence to represent the inferred CDS: substituted 2 bases at 2 genomic stop codons), encoding YERRKGDHWLVNGISNNQDFIFITSNYSLWSPPFKSKITTVRTKTRQNNTFLPHFLRLKKPEISRKQNQKDSSGFIFDLQSSTVLAQGGAFENMKEKINAVRAIVPNKSNNEMILLLQHFDNCVDKTVQAFMEGSASGVLKEWTVTGKKKNKKKKSKPKPAAEPRNSIPDSNKSVSIQEEQPAPLSEKGGINGYHVSDAINDTESVDSLSEGMETLSTEARELENPESDTSEVLDRTGSMLENGVSDFEARSLTMHSTQNSQQNRNVAKSLSRTTVGPQLSNLGMEDVPLSFTNKKLGSNIEKSVKDLQRCTVSLARYQVLVKEEVDASIKKMKQAFAELQSCSMDREVALLAEMDKVKSEATEILLSCQKKAKLLKKMTDVPVRMSEEQLVELRADIKNFVSERKYDEDLGRVAQFTCDIETLKKNIDSFGQVSHPKNSXSTRSQCSLVTSMSLSNPCDASAPSLTSANKKTSALGATPTTTASSSGXSYQAHRELLPGNRRAQGYRPQGPKSSDPTNQGQHYRVGHYRNSSWYSSASRYQSAPPQAPGNTSERGQAHAAGTNGTGASMEPSPPKPSFIKGLPQHKPRTSQPDVVNS